Proteins encoded in a region of the Streptomyces sp. NBC_01298 genome:
- a CDS encoding helix-turn-helix domain-containing protein, with protein sequence MLGAIGLDEGQESAYRALVALGAAEIPDLAHRLTLPVQQTERTLRHLERHGLAAQSSARPGRWVAAPPGVALGALLTQQRHELEQAELAAALLAEEYRAEAAEPAVHDLVEVVTGASAVAHRFHQLQLGAVEEVCALVSGRPQVVTGTENEAEERAAVRGVAYRVVIEREVLTLPTGIREASTALARGEHIRVSAAVPTKLVIADRTLAMVPLTARGAEPAALVVHASGLLESLMGLFEAVWRESLPLRLGSTGAPEESDGGPDATDLEILTLLLAGMTDASVAKHLELGLRTVQRRVKGLMELAGVTTRLQLGWYAYERGWVAR encoded by the coding sequence TTGCTGGGTGCGATAGGTCTCGACGAAGGACAGGAGTCCGCTTACCGCGCGCTGGTCGCGCTGGGGGCGGCGGAGATACCGGACCTCGCGCACCGGCTGACCCTGCCGGTGCAGCAGACCGAACGGACCCTGCGCCACCTGGAGCGCCACGGGCTCGCCGCCCAGTCCTCCGCCCGGCCGGGCCGGTGGGTCGCGGCCCCGCCCGGGGTGGCCCTGGGCGCGCTGCTCACCCAGCAGCGGCACGAGCTGGAACAGGCGGAGCTGGCGGCGGCCCTGCTGGCGGAGGAGTACCGGGCGGAGGCCGCCGAGCCGGCCGTGCACGACCTGGTGGAGGTGGTGACGGGCGCGAGCGCGGTGGCCCACCGCTTCCACCAGCTCCAGCTCGGCGCGGTGGAGGAGGTGTGCGCGCTGGTCAGCGGCCGGCCGCAGGTGGTGACGGGGACGGAGAACGAGGCGGAGGAGCGGGCGGCCGTACGGGGCGTCGCGTACCGGGTGGTCATCGAGCGGGAGGTGCTGACCCTGCCGACCGGGATCCGCGAGGCCTCCACGGCGCTGGCGCGCGGCGAGCACATCAGGGTGTCGGCCGCGGTGCCGACCAAACTCGTCATCGCGGACCGGACGCTCGCGATGGTCCCGCTGACGGCGCGCGGCGCGGAGCCGGCGGCGCTGGTCGTGCACGCGTCGGGGCTGCTGGAGTCCCTGATGGGCCTCTTCGAGGCGGTCTGGCGGGAGTCGCTCCCGCTGCGGCTGGGCTCCACCGGGGCGCCGGAGGAATCCGATGGCGGACCGGACGCCACGGACCTGGAGATCCTCACCCTGCTGCTGGCGGGGATGACGGACGCGAGCGTGGCGAAGCACCTGGAGCTGGGCCTGCGGACGGTGCAGCGGCGGGTCAAGGGCCTGATGGAACTGGCGGGGGTCACGACCCGGCTCCAGCTGGGCTGGTACGCGTACGAACGGGGCTGGGTGGCCCGATAG
- a CDS encoding DUF456 domain-containing protein produces MDLPQLPQLLLVGLVLVLGLLGVLVPGVPGTLLVWAGVLWWALHERSSVAWGLLAGATALLLVVQVVKWLLPPRRLRGVGVTRRMVVYAGAGAVLGFVLLPVVGTVPGFVGGIYLCERRRLGTHGEAWASVRSVMRAVGTSVLVELFACLLVVGAWVGALVWA; encoded by the coding sequence ATGGATCTGCCTCAGCTGCCCCAGTTGCTGCTGGTGGGGCTGGTGCTGGTGCTCGGATTGCTCGGGGTACTGGTCCCCGGCGTCCCCGGCACCCTCCTCGTCTGGGCCGGGGTCCTGTGGTGGGCGCTGCACGAACGGTCGTCGGTGGCCTGGGGCCTGCTGGCGGGCGCGACGGCGCTGCTGCTGGTGGTGCAGGTGGTGAAGTGGCTGCTGCCCCCGCGACGGCTCCGGGGCGTCGGCGTCACCCGCCGGATGGTGGTGTACGCGGGCGCGGGTGCGGTACTGGGCTTCGTGCTGCTCCCGGTCGTCGGCACGGTCCCGGGCTTCGTGGGCGGCATCTACCTCTGCGAGCGGCGCCGCCTGGGCACGCACGGGGAGGCGTGGGCGTCGGTACGGTCGGTGATGCGGGCGGTGGGGACGAGCGTGCTGGTGGAGCTGTTCGCGTGCCTGCTGGTGGTGGGGGCGTGGGTGGGCGCGCTCGTGTGGGCGTAG
- a CDS encoding PPOX class F420-dependent oxidoreductase has product MTDMTEFAEFKGFSEAELAYLRAQPLGRLATVDPAGQPQANPVGFFPQDDGTVLVGGLAMGTTKKWRNLTTNPRLSLVVDDLVSTRPWTVRGIEIRGRAALEVGPHSLGPHFSPEVIRIHPDRVLSWGLSG; this is encoded by the coding sequence ATGACCGATATGACGGAGTTCGCGGAGTTCAAGGGTTTCAGTGAGGCCGAGCTGGCCTACCTGCGCGCGCAGCCGCTGGGCCGGCTCGCGACGGTGGATCCGGCCGGGCAGCCCCAGGCCAACCCGGTGGGTTTCTTCCCGCAGGACGACGGGACGGTCCTGGTGGGCGGGCTGGCGATGGGCACGACGAAGAAGTGGCGCAACCTCACCACCAACCCCCGGCTGTCCCTGGTCGTGGACGACCTGGTCAGCACGCGTCCGTGGACGGTGCGCGGCATCGAGATCCGCGGGCGGGCCGCGCTGGAGGTGGGCCCGCACTCCCTGGGCCCCCACTTCAGCCCGGAGGTCATCCGCATCCACCCGGACCGCGTCCTGTCCTGGGGCCTTTCGGGCTAG
- a CDS encoding ArsR/SmtB family transcription factor, producing the protein MPTDEPPEALHVTTDEQLRAVSNLTRHRIMAVLRFEPATITQIAARVGLAKGSSSYHVRLLERAGLVKVVRTRKVRGVNERYYAMAARSIVLPDPGEGGPDLLMRHAVADLEEAPADGERHVGMMHLRLTDEQFAELGARLEALAREYRELSDPALPDASFVFALFHPARRDQSTEGRSAEDQNTESQNTEGESK; encoded by the coding sequence ATGCCTACCGATGAGCCTCCCGAGGCGCTCCACGTCACCACGGACGAGCAGCTGCGCGCCGTCTCCAACCTCACGCGCCACCGGATCATGGCCGTGCTCCGCTTCGAGCCGGCGACGATCACCCAGATCGCCGCGCGGGTGGGCCTGGCGAAGGGGAGTTCCAGCTATCACGTGCGGCTGCTGGAGCGGGCCGGGCTGGTGAAGGTGGTCCGGACGCGGAAGGTCCGGGGGGTCAACGAGCGCTACTACGCGATGGCCGCGCGGTCGATCGTGCTGCCGGATCCGGGCGAGGGCGGGCCGGATCTGCTGATGCGGCACGCGGTGGCGGACCTGGAAGAGGCGCCGGCGGACGGCGAGCGGCACGTCGGGATGATGCATCTGCGGCTCACCGACGAGCAGTTCGCGGAGCTGGGGGCGCGCCTGGAGGCATTGGCGCGCGAGTACCGCGAGTTGTCCGATCCGGCCCTGCCGGACGCGTCGTTCGTCTTCGCGCTGTTCCACCCGGCACGTCGCGACCAGAGCACCGAGGGCCGGAGCGCCGAGGATCAGAACACCGAGAGCCAGAACACCGAGGGGGAGTCCAAGTGA
- a CDS encoding MFS transporter produces the protein MSTGITKFPAGFGRLWTAQTVSSLGDGVTHAALPLIALTLTRDPMALAVVTAAGTLPWLLFGVLGGALVDRWDRRRTMWVADAGRAVLLAVPVAAAAFDVLSIPLLAVVAFLLGIGGLFFDTAATAYLPDLLGRDPALLERANSRLRGAQTAASGFAGPPAGSALLALGRAVPLLADAVSFAVSALLVRSLPSVPRPVPQARESLLRQARAGASYVFRDRLLLGLALRPAVGNIAFIAVETVLALFAHDRLGIGAFGFGLLLTAEATGGLLGAAIASFLGRRLGTGTALTCTAAIEGLAVLGLATAQNPYVAGLALAVCGAGMGATMVLAPSLRQTIVPAHLMGRVASTSRMLGMCAAPFGAFLGGWLATAYDVRTPLYAASGLLLAMTAITANMTSNRRVEAALRAAGATPAGTPDQRDSEDRSKEDHGASAPRP, from the coding sequence GTGAGCACTGGCATAACGAAGTTCCCGGCCGGATTCGGGCGGCTGTGGACCGCGCAGACGGTGTCCTCGCTCGGTGACGGGGTGACGCACGCCGCGCTGCCGCTGATCGCGCTGACGCTGACGCGGGATCCGATGGCGCTCGCCGTCGTCACGGCCGCCGGAACGCTGCCGTGGCTGCTCTTCGGGGTGCTCGGCGGTGCGCTGGTGGACCGTTGGGACCGCCGGCGCACGATGTGGGTCGCGGACGCGGGACGCGCGGTGCTGCTCGCGGTACCGGTGGCCGCGGCCGCGTTCGACGTGCTGAGCATTCCGCTGCTGGCGGTCGTCGCCTTCCTGCTCGGCATCGGCGGACTCTTCTTCGACACGGCGGCCACGGCCTATCTGCCGGACCTGCTCGGCCGTGACCCCGCGCTCCTGGAGCGCGCCAACTCCCGCCTGCGCGGGGCCCAGACCGCCGCGTCCGGCTTCGCCGGGCCGCCCGCGGGCAGTGCGCTGCTCGCGCTCGGCCGGGCGGTTCCGCTGCTCGCCGACGCGGTGTCGTTCGCGGTCTCCGCCCTGCTCGTACGGTCGCTGCCCAGCGTGCCCCGGCCCGTACCGCAGGCCCGCGAGTCGCTGCTGCGGCAGGCGCGGGCCGGGGCCTCGTACGTCTTCCGGGACCGGTTGCTGCTCGGGCTCGCGCTGCGCCCGGCGGTCGGGAACATCGCCTTCATCGCCGTGGAGACCGTCCTCGCCCTCTTCGCGCACGACCGGCTCGGCATCGGCGCCTTCGGCTTCGGTCTGCTCCTCACCGCGGAGGCCACCGGCGGCCTGCTCGGCGCGGCCATCGCCTCCTTCCTCGGCCGGCGGCTCGGTACCGGCACCGCGCTGACCTGCACGGCCGCCATCGAGGGACTGGCCGTCCTGGGGCTCGCCACCGCCCAGAACCCGTACGTGGCCGGCCTCGCGCTCGCCGTCTGCGGGGCGGGCATGGGCGCCACGATGGTGCTCGCGCCCTCCCTGCGGCAGACGATCGTCCCGGCGCACCTGATGGGCCGGGTCGCCTCCACCAGCCGCATGCTCGGCATGTGCGCCGCCCCGTTCGGCGCCTTCCTCGGCGGCTGGCTGGCCACCGCGTACGACGTGCGGACCCCGCTCTACGCAGCCTCCGGCCTCCTCCTCGCCATGACCGCCATCACGGCGAACATGACCAGCAACCGCCGGGTCGAGGCGGCCCTGCGTGCCGCCGGGGCGACCCCGGCCGGCACGCCGGACCAGCGGGACTCCGAGGATCGGAGCAAGGAAGACCACGGGGCGTCCGCGCCCCGCCCGTAG
- a CDS encoding TetR family transcriptional regulator, with the protein MELFGVHGFHETSLREIAERVGVSKPAVLYHFPGKADILGALVEPMLRDLATALALATASAQPGTGPGAGTGTGPERARWAAIEGVLDVWLKHRHLLRLNLQDMALATPGPAFARLRDAMLRANSLVAGADPGFAERVRAAQAIAMLSDPVVLFADAPVPALREAVLDGVRRLLDRPAEPAPTARAVPGGRRGRPAAMSPAMVEAARRMHAAGSGATAIAAALGVSRATVYRHLPQEDTE; encoded by the coding sequence ATGGAGCTGTTCGGAGTCCACGGCTTCCACGAGACCTCACTGCGGGAGATCGCCGAGCGGGTGGGCGTCTCCAAGCCCGCCGTGCTCTACCACTTCCCCGGCAAGGCCGACATCCTCGGCGCCCTGGTCGAGCCGATGCTCCGCGATCTGGCTACCGCCCTGGCCCTCGCCACCGCGTCGGCGCAGCCCGGTACCGGCCCCGGGGCCGGTACCGGTACCGGCCCCGAGCGGGCGCGGTGGGCCGCCATCGAGGGGGTCCTCGACGTCTGGCTGAAGCACCGCCACCTGCTGCGGCTGAACCTGCAGGACATGGCCCTGGCCACCCCCGGACCGGCCTTCGCCCGCCTGCGCGACGCCATGCTCCGGGCGAACTCCCTGGTCGCGGGTGCGGACCCCGGCTTCGCGGAGCGGGTACGGGCCGCCCAGGCCATCGCCATGCTCTCCGACCCGGTGGTGCTCTTCGCGGACGCCCCCGTCCCCGCGCTGCGCGAGGCCGTGCTGGACGGCGTACGGCGGCTGCTGGACCGGCCCGCCGAACCGGCTCCGACCGCGCGGGCCGTACCGGGAGGCCGGCGCGGGCGGCCCGCCGCCATGAGCCCGGCCATGGTCGAGGCGGCCCGCCGGATGCACGCCGCGGGCAGCGGGGCCACCGCGATCGCCGCCGCCCTCGGCGTCTCCCGGGCCACGGTCTACCGGCACCTGCCCCAGGAGGACACCGAGTGA
- a CDS encoding VOC family protein, whose amino-acid sequence MTPRLDMIGIVVSDMAASLAFYRRVGIEVPAEADSQPHVEAVLPGGLRIGWDTEEAIRSFDPSWTRPTTDGRVGLAFLCGSPAEVDSLYAELTEAGHTGHLKPWDAFWGQRYAVVLDPDGSGVSLFAPAEPVA is encoded by the coding sequence ATGACTCCCCGACTCGACATGATCGGCATCGTCGTCTCCGACATGGCCGCATCGCTCGCCTTCTACCGCCGCGTCGGCATCGAGGTGCCCGCGGAGGCGGACTCCCAGCCGCACGTCGAGGCCGTCCTGCCGGGCGGGCTGCGGATCGGCTGGGACACGGAGGAGGCCATCCGCTCCTTCGACCCGTCCTGGACCCGCCCCACGACCGACGGCCGGGTGGGCCTGGCGTTCCTCTGCGGCTCCCCCGCCGAGGTGGACTCCCTGTACGCCGAACTGACGGAGGCCGGGCACACGGGCCACCTGAAGCCCTGGGACGCCTTCTGGGGGCAGCGCTACGCCGTCGTCCTGGACCCGGACGGCTCCGGGGTCTCCCTCTTCGCACCGGCGGAGCCCGTCGCGTAG
- a CDS encoding helix-turn-helix domain-containing protein, with product MYEERPSRALPGAVLWRAGGNGGVVLPDGCMDLLWVDGRLLVAGPDTAPHPAGEVSGSGFAGIRLAPGTAPALLGVPARVLRDRRVELADLWPAAEVRRLTARVASYGDPRAGLEELALLRAADGGLPDPLVTEVAARLRAGQGVAAVAGAVGLGERQLHRRSLDAFGYGPRTLGRILRLQRALALTRRGLPPAAVAAAAGYADQAHWTREARTLAGTTPGSYATGSAGAKRETPEPSGSRTTA from the coding sequence GTGTACGAGGAACGGCCGTCCCGCGCGCTGCCCGGCGCCGTGCTCTGGCGGGCCGGCGGAAACGGCGGCGTGGTGCTGCCCGACGGGTGCATGGACCTGCTGTGGGTGGACGGGCGCCTCCTGGTGGCCGGACCCGACACCGCCCCGCACCCCGCCGGAGAGGTCTCCGGCTCCGGATTCGCCGGGATCCGGCTGGCCCCCGGCACGGCGCCCGCGCTGCTCGGCGTACCGGCCCGGGTGCTGCGGGACCGGCGGGTCGAGCTGGCCGACCTGTGGCCGGCCGCCGAGGTGCGGCGCCTCACCGCGCGCGTGGCCTCGTACGGGGATCCCCGCGCGGGACTGGAGGAGCTGGCCCTGCTCCGCGCGGCCGACGGCGGGCTCCCGGACCCCCTGGTCACGGAGGTCGCGGCCCGGCTGCGGGCCGGGCAGGGCGTGGCCGCGGTGGCGGGGGCCGTGGGCCTCGGCGAGCGGCAGCTGCACCGGCGCTCGCTCGACGCCTTCGGGTACGGGCCCCGGACGCTCGGGCGGATCCTGCGCCTCCAGCGGGCCCTCGCGCTGACCCGGCGCGGGCTGCCCCCGGCGGCGGTGGCCGCGGCGGCCGGCTACGCCGACCAGGCCCACTGGACCCGCGAGGCGCGCACCCTGGCCGGGACCACGCCGGGGTCCTACGCGACGGGCTCCGCCGGTGCGAAGAGGGAGACCCCGGAGCCGTCCGGGTCCAGGACGACGGCGTAG
- a CDS encoding YihY/virulence factor BrkB family protein has product MQHAKETPERIPGRLHRARALYRNVSKRKMAWLLLKDTVNSCIEYRILGLAAEAAFFTLLSLPPLFLGLLGLLGYVDGWSGGTTVASIEENILRAVGTVLSDRGVNDIAKPMLDDVTGRGRPDLISLGFAFALWSGSRAVNVFIDTITVMYGLDGQRGIVKTRLLAFVLYIAALLIGAIVLPLMVVGPDAVVRLVPWSTEVIAVMYWPVVTLLSIAFLTTLYHVSVPVRSPWIEDVPGALVALAMWVLGSFLLRIYLTNTVEGPTIYGSLAAPVAILLWIGISAFAVLVGAAVNAAIDRVWPSVATAAAREANERVREAEAAQLVARAAAWRALAEGESEDDDGDEDGGMPSEFPERWSRFLPPEDYHSRLRKH; this is encoded by the coding sequence GTGCAGCACGCGAAAGAAACACCTGAGCGGATTCCGGGACGCCTCCACCGGGCCCGCGCCCTCTACCGCAACGTCTCCAAGCGCAAGATGGCGTGGCTGCTGCTCAAAGACACCGTGAACTCGTGCATCGAGTACCGGATCCTCGGACTCGCCGCCGAGGCGGCCTTCTTCACCCTGCTCTCGCTGCCCCCGCTCTTCCTGGGCCTGCTGGGCCTCCTCGGGTACGTGGACGGCTGGTCGGGCGGTACGACCGTCGCCAGCATCGAGGAGAACATCCTGCGCGCGGTCGGCACCGTGCTCTCCGACCGGGGCGTCAACGACATCGCCAAACCGATGCTCGACGACGTCACGGGCCGGGGCCGCCCCGACCTCATCTCCCTCGGGTTCGCCTTCGCCCTCTGGTCCGGCTCGCGCGCCGTCAACGTCTTCATCGACACCATCACCGTCATGTACGGACTCGACGGCCAGCGCGGCATCGTCAAGACCCGGCTGCTCGCCTTCGTCCTCTACATCGCGGCCCTGCTGATCGGCGCCATCGTGCTGCCGCTGATGGTGGTCGGCCCGGACGCGGTGGTGCGGCTGGTGCCCTGGAGCACCGAGGTGATCGCCGTCATGTACTGGCCGGTCGTCACGCTGCTCTCCATCGCCTTCCTGACCACGCTCTACCACGTCTCCGTCCCGGTCCGCTCGCCCTGGATCGAGGACGTGCCCGGCGCGCTGGTCGCCCTCGCGATGTGGGTGCTCGGCTCGTTCCTGCTGCGGATCTACCTCACCAACACGGTGGAAGGCCCGACCATCTACGGGTCGCTGGCCGCCCCCGTGGCCATCCTGCTGTGGATCGGCATCTCCGCCTTCGCCGTCCTCGTCGGAGCCGCCGTCAACGCCGCCATCGACCGGGTCTGGCCCTCGGTGGCTACAGCCGCGGCGCGCGAGGCGAACGAGCGGGTCCGCGAGGCGGAGGCCGCCCAGCTGGTGGCCCGGGCGGCCGCCTGGCGGGCCCTGGCCGAGGGGGAGTCGGAGGACGACGACGGCGACGAGGACGGGGGCATGCCCTCGGAGTTCCCCGAGCGCTGGTCGAGGTTCCTGCCTCCGGAGGACTACCACTCCCGGCTGCGCAAGCACTGA
- a CDS encoding acyl-CoA dehydrogenase family protein, with product MAATTHTVSNQAPPLVGHDVYRSDRVLSEGVERHLADAAPELAAEVREELTDLGRAAGSRQAQDWGTQANENPPKLRTHDRYGNRIDEVEFHPSWHRLLGHAVGAGLTDAWGRPAGHLRRAAGFFVWSQAEAGHGCPVSMTHAAVPALRTDPELAAEWEPRLTSHVYEEGLRPAGQKAGVLFGMGMTEKQGGSDVRANTTAAVPLDASGEYLLTGHKWFCSAPMCDGFLVLAQAPGGLTCFLVPRVLPDGTRNVFAIQRLKDKLGNRSNASSEVEFDGTWARRVGEEGRGVRTIIEMVAATRLDCVIGSASLMRQALTQAAHHTEHRSAFGAPLIDQPLMRNVLADLALESEAATTLTLRLAAAYDAVQSTGDEQERAFLRIAVPAAKYWVTKRCTPMVAEALECLGGNGYVEESGMPRLLRESPLNSIWEGSGNVQALDVLRALQREPQALNAFLQEVGLARGADHRLDSAIKNLLTELADLEGIEARARRVVERMALVLQGSLLVRWAPPEVADAFCASRLGGDWGAAFGTLPHSLDLGSVVERARTAS from the coding sequence ATGGCAGCCACCACCCACACAGTCAGCAATCAGGCCCCGCCGCTCGTGGGCCACGACGTATACCGCAGCGACCGGGTCCTGAGCGAGGGGGTGGAGCGGCATCTCGCGGACGCCGCTCCCGAACTCGCCGCGGAGGTAAGGGAAGAGCTCACGGACCTGGGGCGCGCGGCCGGGTCCCGGCAGGCCCAGGACTGGGGGACGCAGGCGAACGAGAACCCGCCGAAGCTGCGGACGCACGACCGGTACGGGAACCGGATCGACGAGGTGGAGTTCCACCCCTCGTGGCACCGGCTGCTCGGGCACGCCGTGGGCGCCGGGCTCACCGACGCGTGGGGGCGGCCGGCGGGGCATCTGCGGCGGGCGGCCGGGTTCTTCGTGTGGTCGCAGGCGGAGGCGGGGCACGGGTGCCCGGTCTCGATGACGCACGCGGCGGTGCCGGCGCTGCGGACCGATCCGGAGCTGGCGGCCGAATGGGAGCCGCGGCTGACCTCGCACGTGTACGAGGAGGGGCTGCGGCCGGCCGGGCAGAAGGCCGGGGTGCTCTTCGGGATGGGCATGACGGAGAAGCAGGGCGGCAGCGACGTCCGGGCGAACACGACGGCGGCCGTGCCGCTGGACGCCTCGGGCGAGTACCTGCTGACCGGGCACAAGTGGTTCTGCTCGGCGCCGATGTGCGACGGGTTCCTGGTACTGGCGCAGGCGCCGGGCGGGCTGACGTGCTTCCTGGTGCCGCGGGTGCTGCCGGACGGGACGCGCAACGTGTTCGCGATCCAGCGGCTGAAGGACAAGCTGGGCAACCGGTCGAACGCGTCGAGCGAGGTGGAGTTCGACGGGACGTGGGCGCGGCGGGTGGGCGAGGAGGGCCGGGGAGTGCGGACCATCATCGAGATGGTCGCGGCGACCCGGCTGGACTGCGTGATCGGTTCGGCCTCGCTGATGCGGCAGGCGCTGACGCAGGCCGCTCACCATACGGAGCACCGCTCTGCTTTCGGAGCGCCGCTCATCGACCAGCCGCTGATGCGCAACGTGCTCGCCGACCTCGCGCTGGAGTCGGAGGCGGCCACCACCCTCACGCTCCGCCTCGCGGCCGCGTACGACGCCGTCCAGAGCACGGGCGACGAGCAGGAGCGGGCCTTCCTGCGCATCGCGGTGCCCGCCGCGAAGTACTGGGTGACCAAGCGCTGTACGCCGATGGTGGCGGAGGCCCTGGAGTGTCTGGGCGGAAACGGCTACGTCGAGGAGTCCGGGATGCCCCGGCTGCTGCGCGAGTCCCCGCTGAACTCCATCTGGGAGGGCTCGGGCAACGTCCAGGCCCTCGACGTGCTGCGCGCCCTGCAGCGCGAGCCGCAGGCGCTGAACGCCTTCCTCCAGGAGGTGGGCCTGGCGCGCGGGGCCGACCACCGGCTGGATTCGGCCATCAAGAACCTGCTGACCGAGCTCGCGGACCTGGAGGGCATCGAGGCACGGGCCCGGCGGGTCGTGGAGCGGATGGCCCTGGTGCTGCAGGGGTCCCTGCTGGTGCGCTGGGCGCCGCCGGAGGTGGCCGACGCCTTCTGCGCCTCCCGCCTGGGCGGGGACTGGGGCGCGGCCTTCGGCACGCTGCCGCACAGTCTGGATCTGGGATCCGTGGTGGAACGGGCCCGGACCGCATCCTGA
- a CDS encoding helix-turn-helix domain-containing protein, whose amino-acid sequence MDARAAARLLKGVRAAALAGDRPPAAPRPEIAESWRRMMAGGVHPDRDSRSRMLSAAETEERRQTSPLRELLPVLREGLLPSLDEALHIMVVADADGRLLWREGHSSILRNADRLGFGVGAHWDEAVVGTNGVGTALVTRRPVQVFSAEHFVSSHHDWTCAGAPVRDPRDGSLLGVLDVSGPLATMHPATLTWVSSVARLAERELRVRHLESLERLRTVAAPLLARMPGRALAVDGNGWTAAVTGLAPTERIPLPKSFGPGRVWVPQLGDCLVEPLPGGWLVNVTEARTGAGAAARVVLDLSRPGAWRATVYGAAGSWSQELSPRHAELLFLLAEAPKGRSAAELSQELFGDPTRTVTVRAEISRVRRNLGGVLAHRPYRFAHDVEVELIRPADPAALLPHSTAPAVVSARLGPAASGMIP is encoded by the coding sequence ATGGACGCGCGGGCCGCCGCGCGTCTGCTCAAGGGGGTACGGGCGGCCGCGCTGGCCGGGGACCGGCCGCCGGCCGCGCCGCGCCCCGAGATCGCCGAGTCCTGGCGCCGGATGATGGCGGGCGGTGTCCACCCCGACCGCGACAGCCGCTCCCGGATGCTGTCGGCCGCCGAGACCGAGGAGCGCCGCCAGACCTCTCCGCTACGGGAACTGCTGCCCGTCCTGCGCGAAGGACTGCTGCCCTCCCTGGACGAGGCCCTGCACATCATGGTCGTCGCCGACGCCGACGGGCGGCTGCTGTGGCGGGAGGGCCACTCCTCGATCCTGCGCAACGCGGACCGCCTCGGCTTCGGGGTGGGCGCCCACTGGGACGAGGCGGTGGTCGGCACCAACGGGGTCGGCACCGCCCTGGTGACCCGCAGGCCGGTCCAGGTGTTCTCGGCGGAGCACTTCGTCTCCAGCCACCACGACTGGACCTGCGCCGGAGCCCCCGTACGGGACCCCCGCGACGGCTCGCTGCTCGGGGTCCTGGACGTCAGCGGGCCGCTGGCCACCATGCACCCGGCGACCCTGACCTGGGTGAGCTCGGTGGCCCGGCTCGCGGAGCGGGAGCTGCGGGTGCGGCACCTGGAGTCGCTGGAACGGCTGCGGACGGTGGCGGCCCCGCTGCTGGCCCGGATGCCGGGGCGGGCGCTGGCCGTGGACGGCAACGGCTGGACGGCGGCCGTCACCGGACTCGCGCCCACGGAGCGGATCCCGCTGCCGAAGAGCTTCGGTCCGGGCCGGGTGTGGGTGCCGCAGCTCGGGGACTGCCTCGTCGAGCCGCTGCCGGGCGGCTGGCTGGTGAACGTCACCGAGGCCCGTACCGGCGCCGGGGCGGCCGCCCGCGTCGTCCTCGACCTCAGCCGGCCCGGCGCGTGGCGGGCCACCGTCTACGGGGCCGCGGGAAGCTGGTCGCAGGAGCTGAGCCCGCGCCACGCGGAGCTGCTGTTCCTGCTGGCGGAGGCCCCCAAGGGCCGCTCGGCGGCGGAACTCTCGCAGGAGCTGTTCGGGGACCCGACGCGCACGGTGACGGTCCGCGCGGAGATCTCCCGGGTGCGCCGCAACCTCGGCGGCGTGCTGGCCCACCGCCCGTACCGCTTCGCGCACGACGTGGAGGTCGAGCTGATCCGCCCGGCGGACCCGGCCGCGCTGCTGCCGCACTCCACGGCGCCCGCGGTCGTCAGCGCCCGGCTGGGCCCCGCGGCGAGCGGCATGATTCCCTGA
- a CDS encoding GNAT family N-acetyltransferase produces MSTSTLTTWSLEMTAPSDLVAAAVPGPEIRIVRSEVPSPEFSRFLYASVGGDIHWTDRLSLTRAQWVEQLDRPGVETWVAYDRGTPAGYVELDPQPDGVVEIMYFGLIPEFRGRRIGGHLLTVGIERAWSLAERWPELTPTRRVWLHTCSDDGPTAMANYLRRGFKVFKEETEEKAVAPTPGPWPGA; encoded by the coding sequence ATGAGCACGAGCACACTGACCACCTGGTCCCTGGAAATGACCGCACCGTCCGATCTCGTCGCGGCGGCCGTGCCGGGCCCGGAGATCCGGATCGTCCGCTCGGAGGTCCCCTCCCCCGAGTTCAGCCGGTTCCTCTACGCCTCGGTGGGCGGGGACATCCACTGGACGGACCGGCTGTCGCTGACCCGCGCGCAGTGGGTGGAGCAGCTGGACCGTCCGGGCGTGGAGACCTGGGTGGCGTACGACCGGGGCACCCCCGCGGGGTACGTGGAACTCGACCCGCAGCCGGACGGTGTGGTGGAGATCATGTACTTCGGCCTGATCCCCGAGTTCCGGGGCCGGCGCATCGGCGGCCACCTGCTGACCGTGGGCATCGAGCGGGCCTGGTCCCTGGCCGAGCGCTGGCCGGAGCTGACCCCGACGCGGCGCGTCTGGCTGCACACGTGCAGCGACGACGGCCCGACGGCCATGGCGAACTACCTCCGGCGCGGCTTCAAGGTCTTCAAGGAGGAGACGGAGGAGAAGGCCGTCGCCCCCACCCCGGGCCCCTGGCCCGGCGCGTAG